ACGTCAGGTGGATATCAAAATCACTCCCAAGGCCAAGGAGTTGATAGCGGAAGTTCACGAACAATTTCAGGAACGTTTTAAGGTGTTAGATGAAATTCCTACAAACGAACTTGAACTGCTTAACGACACCCTTGATAAAATGAGAGGATTAATATTAAAAAGTAAATCATGACAAAGTTAGTTACCCTATTAGCTATCGCATTGGTATCACTTAATTCTTTTGCAGGTGGAAAAGAAGGAAAAGGAGATGCTTACAAAGTAAACACCACGGAAAGTGAAATTATCTGGAAGGGCAAAAAAGTAAGTGGAGAGCACTTTGGAAAATTGAAGTTTTCTAAAGGACTGTTCGAAGCGCACGGTGGAGATCTTTTTGGTGGAAGGTTTGAAGCAGATATGAACAGTATCACTTGTGACGACCTAGGTAAGGAGTACGGAGATAAGTTAGTAGGACACCTTAAAAGCAAAGACTTTTTTGATGTTGAAAATCATCAATACGCTTCAGTTGAAATAACCAACATCCAACCTGAAGAGGGAAATCAATTTACCCTTGAGGCCAACCTAACTATTAAGGGGATAACCAGCCAAGTAGTATTTCCAGCGGAAATTTTTACTACGAGCAAGAAAATTGTAGCCCGCGGAGAAATGGTTTTCGATAGAACTGTATACGACATTAAATATGGTTCTGGAAAGTTTTTCGAAGGATTGGGAGACAGAATGATTGACGACGAAGTAGCGATTAAATTCGTAATTGTTGCCGAAAAAGATCAAGAAGATCATTCAGGTCACAACCACTAAGTTTAAACCAAACTAAACTCAAATAAAAAACGGCTTCCTATAACTGGGAAGCCGTTTTTTCTTCTGGGCTAGGCCCGAAAAAGTATCTTAAACTCATGGTGAGAAAACGACCATTTAAATCTGCACTCACCCTGGGCTGATTCCCTTCTTTTATTCTAACAGCCCTTGAACTAGCCAATGCTCGGAAGGGGAGATGGTAGGAGGCCCCGATGTAGAAAATTCCAGATTCTTTCGTTCTATATTCAAATCCAAGTTGCGCTAGAAGCGAAGCAGAAACCCAGGCATTTCTTCTAGTTAACTGCTGATATAACTCGGGTTTTCCGCTGGTTAATTCTGATGGTAAAAAGTTTACGGATAAACCTCCACCTGCATTTATAAAACTCCTCTCACCACTCTGAACATAAACCAATCCCAAAAGGGGAATTTCATAACTCACCAATTTAAAGGTATCCTGTACAAAGAAATTACTGGTATCCTCGCTAAGTTCCAGGCTGTAATTACGCGTAATAATGTTAATTCCTGTTTCGAAAGAAAATTTCCCATAGAAATTGTGGCGAATTACCATCCCAAACGAGGAACCCGAATAGTTGGTCACCGAATAACTCAAAGAGTCTTCGAATCCCAATTGGGGACCAGTGGTAAAAAATCTACTGCTGAAAATAGGTTTGTATTCAATACCGAAAAAGGTGAGTTGATCTGGCTTTTGGGCCAAAATCAAATTGGGTATTAGTAGTAAGGAGAATAAAAGAATCCTCAATTTCATGTGTTGCTTTTTAGGTAACCAATTACAGCCAAAGCCAG
This window of the Luteibaculum oceani genome carries:
- a CDS encoding porin family protein; the protein is MKLRILLFSLLLIPNLILAQKPDQLTFFGIEYKPIFSSRFFTTGPQLGFEDSLSYSVTNYSGSSFGMVIRHNFYGKFSFETGINIITRNYSLELSEDTSNFFVQDTFKLVSYEIPLLGLVYVQSGERSFINAGGGLSVNFLPSELTSGKPELYQQLTRRNAWVSASLLAQLGFEYRTKESGIFYIGASYHLPFRALASSRAVRIKEGNQPRVSADLNGRFLTMSLRYFFGPSPEEKTASQL
- a CDS encoding YceI family protein; its protein translation is MTKLVTLLAIALVSLNSFAGGKEGKGDAYKVNTTESEIIWKGKKVSGEHFGKLKFSKGLFEAHGGDLFGGRFEADMNSITCDDLGKEYGDKLVGHLKSKDFFDVENHQYASVEITNIQPEEGNQFTLEANLTIKGITSQVVFPAEIFTTSKKIVARGEMVFDRTVYDIKYGSGKFFEGLGDRMIDDEVAIKFVIVAEKDQEDHSGHNH